Part of the Legionella cardiaca genome, CGAAAAGAAGATGTTTTTGTACCTTACTACCGTGATTATGCAGCGCAATTTCAACGTGGGGTAAAAATGTCGGAAATTCTGGCCTATTGGGGTGGTGACGAACGAGGAAGCCAATTCGCCTGTAATTCAGAAGATCTTCCTATCTGCGTACCTATCGCTTCTCAATGCCTACATGCTGCAGGAGTCGCTTTTGCATTTAAGTATCGCAAACAATCTCGAGTTGCGGTGGTTTGTATTGGAGAAGGTGGTACTTCTGAAGGCGATTTCTATGAAGCAATGAACGTTGCGGGTACCTGGAGATTGCCTGTTGTTTTTGTTGTTAACAATAATCAGTGGGCTATTTCCGTCCCATTATCAAAACAAACGGCCTCCCAAACAGTCGCTCAAAAAGCAATTGCGGCAGGATTTGATGGTATTCAAATAGATGGCAATGATGTTCTTGCTTGCCGCCAGGTAATTGGCGATGCCATTGAAAAAGCTCGTCGTGGTGAGGGGCCGACATTAATTGAAGCATTAACCTATAGACTTTGCGATCACACTACTGCTGATGATGCAACTCGCTACCAACCTTGTGAAGAAGTTGAGCATGCGAAATTAAAGGAACCTATTAGTCGATTCAAAAATTATTTAGAACAGCAACATATTTGGGATGAAACTCAAGAAAAAGAGTTATTAAACCAATGCAGTGAAGTGATTGAGGAAGCAGTTAATGAATATTTGACTCGTGCTCCTCAACCAGTTAGTAGCCTATTTGATTATCATTACGCTGAATTGCCAGATTACCTGATTGAGCAGCGTGCAATTGCCATGGAGGATGCCGCTCATGCCTGATATAACTCTAATTGAAGCTGTTACCCAGGCATTAGCCTATGAATTAGCCAATGATGAAAATGTGGTGGTGTTTGGTGAGGATGTTGGGAAAAATGGCGGCGTATTCCGAGCAACAATAGGTTTGCAAGATCGCTTTGGTGAACATCGTGTATTCGATTCACCTTTGGCAGAATCCATGATTGCTGGGCTTGCAGTTGGCATGTCCGTTCAAGGATTGAAACCTGTTGC contains:
- the pdhA gene encoding pyruvate dehydrogenase (acetyl-transferring) E1 component subunit alpha yields the protein MTTVAHFEIPYIQYLNEQGKPSSSLPSFTSDKNVMKELYRVMVRTRAFDKKAIALQRTGKMGTYAPINGQEAISTAIGHAMRKEDVFVPYYRDYAAQFQRGVKMSEILAYWGGDERGSQFACNSEDLPICVPIASQCLHAAGVAFAFKYRKQSRVAVVCIGEGGTSEGDFYEAMNVAGTWRLPVVFVVNNNQWAISVPLSKQTASQTVAQKAIAAGFDGIQIDGNDVLACRQVIGDAIEKARRGEGPTLIEALTYRLCDHTTADDATRYQPCEEVEHAKLKEPISRFKNYLEQQHIWDETQEKELLNQCSEVIEEAVNEYLTRAPQPVSSLFDYHYAELPDYLIEQRAIAMEDAAHA